A segment of the bacterium genome:
ACCTCGCGCTGGTCGTCGTCACCGACGGGGCGTCGTCGACGAAGGCCATGAACAACCTGTTCCGCCAACTGGGGGCGACCTACACGGTCATCCGGGACGAGGGTTCGAAGCTCTTCGAGAGCTACGGGGTGACCCTGATCCCCTTTCAGGTCGTCATCGATCGGCAGGGGGTCGTCAGGAAGATCCACAATGGATTCAACGCGGACATGGAAGGCGTGTTCGGCCTGAGAGAGCTTTCGGGCCTGGGTGCAGGGAAGTAGCCGGGAGGAACGAATGGCCGCGAAACAGATGAGCTTCTTCGACCGCTATCTGACGCTCTGGGTCGCGCTCTGCATGGGCGTCGGCGTGGCCCTTGGGAAGGCCGCGCCCGAGGCCGTGGCGGCACTGCGCGGCCTGGAGTTCGGCGAGGGCTCGCAGATCAACGTCGCCATCGCGGTGCTGATCTGGCTCATGGTCTACCCGATGATGCTCAAGGTGGACTTCTCCTCGGTCCTCAACGCCGGCCGCAATCCGAAGGGGCTGTTCGTCACGCTCTTCGTGAACTGGATCGTGAAGCCCTTCAGCATGGCCCTCTTCGGCTGGGTCTTCTTCCGCTGGGTCTTCAGCGGGTTCATCGCGCCGGCGGAGGCCGACCAGTACATCGCCGGCGCGATCATCCTCGCCGCGGCGCCCTGCACGGCGATGGTCTTCGTCTGGAGCTACCTCACGGACGGCGACCCGGGCTACACGCTGGTGCAGGTCTCGGTCAACGACCTGCTGATGCTGGTGTTCTTCGCGCCGATCGTGAAGTTTCTTGTCGCGGGGGCATCGAGTCTGATCGTTCCCTTCAGCGTTCTCTTCGCGTCGGTGCTGGTGTTCATCGTCATTCCCCTGACGGCCGGGGTGGTCACCCGCGCCGCACTGATCAAGGCCAAGGGCACGGACTGGTTCTCCTCGCGCTTCCTGCCGGCGCTGCACCCGGTCGCAGTGGTCGCGCTCCTCGCGACGCTGGTGCTGATCTTCGCCTTCCAGGCCGACAACATCACGGGACGGCTCTTCCATGTGCTGCTGATCGCGGTGCCGATCACGATCCAGGTCTACTTCAACGCGTCGCTCGCCTACGGGTTGATGAAGTGGCTCAAGGTTCCGCACACGATCGCGGCGCCGGGGGCCCTGATCGGCGCCAGCAACTTCT
Coding sequences within it:
- a CDS encoding TlpA disulfide reductase family protein, translated to MLLLPSLAFALDLPKPGLTESNGAVTVGKPAPPLAGKDIKGRAITAETFKGRPVLVDFGSIFCSSCQETIKEFVRLEKAYGSTDLALVVVTDGASSTKAMNNLFRQLGATYTVIRDEGSKLFESYGVTLIPFQVVIDRQGVVRKIHNGFNADMEGVFGLRELSGLGAGK
- the arsB gene encoding ACR3 family arsenite efflux transporter encodes the protein MAAKQMSFFDRYLTLWVALCMGVGVALGKAAPEAVAALRGLEFGEGSQINVAIAVLIWLMVYPMMLKVDFSSVLNAGRNPKGLFVTLFVNWIVKPFSMALFGWVFFRWVFSGFIAPAEADQYIAGAIILAAAPCTAMVFVWSYLTDGDPGYTLVQVSVNDLLMLVFFAPIVKFLVAGASSLIVPFSVLFASVLVFIVIPLTAGVVTRAALIKAKGTDWFSSRFLPALHPVAVVALLATLVLIFAFQADNITGRLFHVLLIAVPITIQVYFNASLAYGLMKWLKVPHTIAAPGALIGASNFFELAVAVAITLFGPESGAALATVVGVLVEVPVMLSVCSFCNRTRHWFPVP